The following proteins are encoded in a genomic region of Chloroflexota bacterium:
- a CDS encoding GTP-binding protein: protein MAKKRFERTKPHLNVGTIGHVDHGKTTLTSA, encoded by the coding sequence ATGGCCAAGAAGAGATTTGAGCGAACCAAGCCCCACCTGAATGTGGGCACCATCGGACACGTGGACCACGGCAAGACCACCCTCACCTCAGC